In the genome of Gloeotrichia echinulata CP02, one region contains:
- a CDS encoding metallophosphoesterase: MKLVSEPSIAKKIHKMKQRVQWQNPLILERGIDQTRLMLDDGQGDDDEFSFLVIGDSGSGTHPRHNPQRRVAELMLPHRDQCRFMLHTGDVIYLVGSSEFYQKNFINPYREFLVGGEHPQQIAYDQMVFTLPILPVPGNHDYYDLPILLSLLSLTTLPIRRLLRSRLELNVGLHGSRSGDAYARAFLDYLKAYQQPTELAEHINKYYTAKTDTGICLAYQPGRFTRLPNRYYTFRYGGIDFFALDSNTFNDPSPLPTTQDGVAQRHLLIKRRADLEHQKQQILETSAQINPDNPSQAEELDDLQAKLSQIEEIIVDINKQLTSQQTTQTDTEQLEWLKHRLIESWNTPEVRGRVIYFHHPPYVTEATKWQQSQTLAIRSHLRGVLDEVAEVLGGLTQGRPLVNLVLNGHAHCLEYLQTLDTGHADAHMHWLICGGSGFSLRRQRTEGPDLIENIGNADKLIARSQFFIGRNGQGSQKRRPYSCLRIDVKGGNQPKFIIRPLIAEWYQRQWHNYELEPFVI, encoded by the coding sequence TTGAAACTTGTGTCAGAACCGTCCATCGCCAAAAAAATTCACAAGATGAAACAGCGGGTACAATGGCAAAACCCGTTAATTCTGGAACGGGGCATTGACCAGACTCGGCTAATGCTGGATGATGGTCAAGGGGATGATGATGAGTTTTCGTTTTTGGTTATCGGTGATAGTGGTTCAGGAACACATCCCAGACATAATCCCCAACGACGAGTGGCTGAACTGATGCTACCTCATCGCGATCAATGCCGTTTTATGTTGCATACGGGGGATGTAATTTATTTGGTGGGGTCGAGTGAGTTCTACCAAAAAAATTTTATTAACCCTTACCGAGAGTTTCTGGTGGGTGGAGAACATCCGCAACAGATCGCTTATGACCAGATGGTTTTCACTCTGCCTATTTTACCAGTACCGGGAAATCATGATTACTATGACCTGCCGATTTTATTGAGCTTGCTGTCTTTGACAACTTTACCAATTCGGCGGCTATTGCGATCGCGTTTAGAACTGAATGTTGGTTTACATGGTTCCAGAAGCGGTGACGCCTATGCAAGGGCTTTTCTGGATTATCTCAAGGCGTATCAACAGCCGACAGAACTAGCCGAGCATATAAATAAATACTACACTGCCAAAACAGACACAGGTATTTGTCTTGCTTATCAGCCTGGACGCTTTACCCGTCTGCCAAATCGCTATTATACCTTTCGTTATGGTGGTATTGACTTCTTTGCTTTGGATTCTAATACATTTAACGATCCGTCACCACTGCCAACTACACAAGATGGCGTTGCTCAACGTCATCTATTAATCAAGCGACGTGCAGATTTAGAACACCAGAAGCAACAAATCCTGGAGACTTCAGCGCAGATTAATCCTGATAACCCCAGTCAAGCTGAGGAATTGGACGACTTACAGGCTAAATTGTCGCAAATTGAAGAAATTATTGTTGATATCAACAAACAACTCACTTCACAACAAACAACCCAAACTGATACAGAACAACTGGAATGGCTCAAGCACAGACTTATAGAATCTTGGAATACCCCTGAAGTGCGGGGAAGGGTAATTTATTTCCATCATCCACCTTATGTCACCGAAGCCACAAAATGGCAACAGTCCCAAACCTTAGCAATTCGTAGCCACCTACGCGGTGTGTTGGATGAGGTTGCAGAAGTACTAGGTGGATTGACTCAGGGGCGTCCTTTAGTTAATTTGGTGTTAAATGGTCACGCACATTGTTTAGAATACCTGCAAACATTGGACACAGGACACGCTGATGCTCATATGCACTGGCTGATTTGTGGTGGTAGTGGGTTTAGTCTCCGACGCCAGCGGACTGAGGGACCAGATTTGATCGAGAATATTGGGAATGCAGATAAATTAATAGCGCGATCGCAATTCTTCATCGGTCGCAATGGTCAAGGTTCTCAGAAGCGAAGACCCTATTCATGTTTACGCATTGATGTCAAGGGCGGAAACCAACCCAAATTTATTATCCGCCCTTTGATTGCCGAATGGTATCAGCGACAGTGGCATAATTATGAACTTGAACCCTTTGTTATTTAA